A single genomic interval of Vogesella indigofera harbors:
- a CDS encoding DUF2802 domain-containing protein gives MTIYLVLLIGLMIAQAVAIFYLWQRLLRIESERAVEAVSHEQLQKQLAAAQRNIQDIALMAQQKVLEHEPRQQLPAASSEGISPYNQAVEMFKRGLGSADVAERCGISRSEAELILSLYRNSPTS, from the coding sequence ATGACCATTTATCTGGTGTTGCTGATTGGCCTGATGATCGCGCAGGCCGTTGCAATCTTCTATCTGTGGCAACGGCTGTTGCGCATCGAATCCGAGCGCGCGGTCGAGGCGGTCAGCCATGAGCAGCTGCAGAAGCAGTTGGCGGCCGCACAGCGCAATATCCAGGACATTGCGCTGATGGCACAACAGAAAGTGCTCGAACACGAGCCGCGCCAGCAGTTGCCGGCCGCCAGCAGCGAGGGCATCAGCCCCTACAATCAGGCGGTAGAAATGTTCAAGCGTGGCCTGGGCAGCGCCGATGTTGCCGAGCGCTGCGGCATTTCCCGCAGCGAGGCCGAGCTGATTCTGTCGCTGTACCGCAATAGCCCCACTTCATGA
- a CDS encoding EscU/YscU/HrcU family type III secretion system export apparatus switch protein, with translation MKPEHRRSAVALRYSEDSAAPKVVAKGYGRMAERIIEQAKEAGVFVHDSPELVNLLMQVDMDSHIPPELYRAVAEILAFLYFLEHQATGKDMNFEQWLAQRQPPPS, from the coding sequence ATGAAGCCTGAGCATCGCCGTTCTGCGGTCGCGCTGCGCTACAGCGAGGACAGCGCGGCGCCAAAAGTGGTGGCCAAGGGCTATGGCCGCATGGCCGAGCGTATCATCGAGCAGGCGAAGGAAGCCGGTGTTTTCGTGCACGACTCGCCGGAGCTGGTCAACCTGCTGATGCAGGTAGACATGGACAGCCACATCCCGCCGGAGCTGTATCGCGCGGTGGCCGAAATCCTCGCCTTCCTGTATTTCCTCGAACACCAGGCCACCGGCAAGGACATGAATTTCGAACAGTGGCTGGCACAGCGCCAGCCGCCTCCATCCTGA
- a CDS encoding NAD(P)-dependent oxidoreductase → MMKVAYIGLGIMGRPCVENLLKAGHEVWVWARRRESAEPLLAQGAHWADSPQALAANVEVLVTNVSDTADVEAVLLGEHGVVHGARPGLVCVDMSTISPIGAREIAAKLAASGIDFLDCPVSGGEVGAINGTLTIMVGGKAAALATARPVLQAMGKTITHIGDSGAGQVAKACNQIAVGVGVAAVAEVMKLAKACGVDPAPVREALLGGFASSRVLDVHGQRMIDDNYAPGFKAKLHQKDMGIVLDTAASLGIKLPEAARVAGLIDQLVANGEGELDSSAIARLIWQDND, encoded by the coding sequence ATGATGAAAGTTGCGTATATCGGTCTGGGGATCATGGGGCGCCCGTGTGTGGAAAACCTGCTCAAGGCCGGACATGAAGTCTGGGTCTGGGCACGGCGGCGCGAAAGCGCCGAGCCGCTGCTGGCGCAGGGCGCGCACTGGGCGGACAGCCCGCAGGCACTGGCGGCCAACGTCGAGGTGCTGGTGACCAATGTTTCCGATACCGCCGACGTCGAGGCGGTGCTATTGGGCGAGCACGGCGTGGTGCACGGTGCGCGGCCGGGGCTGGTGTGCGTCGACATGAGCACCATTTCGCCGATCGGCGCCCGCGAGATCGCCGCCAAGCTGGCCGCCAGCGGCATCGACTTCCTCGATTGCCCGGTGTCCGGCGGTGAAGTCGGCGCCATCAACGGCACGCTGACAATCATGGTCGGCGGCAAGGCGGCGGCGCTGGCCACCGCGCGGCCGGTGCTGCAGGCGATGGGCAAGACCATTACCCATATCGGCGACAGCGGGGCAGGCCAGGTGGCCAAGGCCTGCAACCAGATCGCGGTCGGCGTCGGCGTGGCGGCGGTGGCGGAAGTGATGAAGCTGGCCAAGGCTTGCGGCGTGGACCCGGCGCCGGTGCGCGAGGCGCTGCTGGGCGGCTTTGCCAGCAGCCGGGTGCTGGATGTGCACGGCCAGCGCATGATCGACGACAACTACGCGCCGGGTTTCAAGGCCAAGCTGCACCAGAAGGACATGGGCATCGTGCTGGACACCGCGGCGTCGCTGGGCATCAAGCTGCCGGAGGCCGCGCGTGTCGCTGGCCTGATCGACCAGCTGGTGGCCAATGGCGAGGGCGAGCTGGACTCTTCCGCCATCGCGCGCCTGATCTGGCAGGACAATGACTGA
- the rstB gene encoding two-component system sensor histidine kinase RstB gives MRRLFIQFYLLLIICFSVGALLVGLVYREVADTTGTRLLTDLLRTTLALIESELRTVPQPQWPQALAALDHDLGFQLRLTRLETLQIDAEAMHALRSGEIIMQEDETTYLQRLDRTPYVLIAGPMPYLVFLQQLRWVDIALLGLIGVLLALPVFLWMRPHWRELQQLERSARALADGQFDVRVALPPQSGLQPLAQGFNHMADSVQLLLDSKQTLLNAVAHELRTPLARLRYRLVLRDGSNAAATDAGVERDLGDIGALIDELLLHAQLARPDLALQQQTFAAQPWLAAHLHEAPALQQHASWGELEVGAPQLSADPALLGRALDNLLNNAARYARQHIRLSFAVADGWQYLRVADDGPGIPPEQRVRVLEPFVQLEGGAARSKGQLGLGLAIVSQIMQAHGGRVSIEDSPWQGAQVSLCWPLQSVTHDNNCQQTPVSPGS, from the coding sequence ATGCGCCGCCTGTTCATCCAGTTTTACCTGTTGCTGATTATCTGTTTCAGCGTTGGCGCCTTGCTGGTCGGCCTGGTGTACCGAGAAGTCGCCGACACCACCGGCACCCGCCTGCTGACCGACCTGCTGCGCACCACGCTGGCGCTGATCGAGTCCGAGCTGCGCACCGTACCGCAGCCGCAGTGGCCACAGGCACTGGCGGCGCTGGATCATGATCTCGGTTTCCAGCTGCGGCTGACCCGGCTGGAGACGCTGCAGATTGACGCCGAGGCGATGCACGCGCTGCGCAGCGGCGAGATCATCATGCAGGAAGACGAGACCACCTACCTGCAGCGTCTGGATCGCACCCCCTATGTGCTGATTGCCGGACCGATGCCGTATCTGGTGTTCCTACAGCAACTGCGCTGGGTCGACATTGCCCTGCTCGGCCTGATCGGCGTGCTGCTGGCGCTGCCGGTGTTCCTGTGGATGCGGCCGCACTGGCGTGAGCTGCAACAACTGGAGCGCAGCGCGCGCGCACTGGCCGACGGCCAATTCGATGTCCGTGTCGCGCTGCCACCGCAATCCGGCCTGCAACCGCTGGCGCAGGGCTTCAATCACATGGCGGACAGCGTGCAACTGCTGCTGGACAGCAAGCAGACCCTGCTCAATGCCGTAGCCCACGAGTTGCGCACCCCGCTGGCGCGGCTGCGCTACCGACTGGTGCTGCGCGACGGCAGCAATGCCGCCGCCACCGATGCCGGCGTCGAGCGCGACCTGGGCGACATCGGCGCACTGATCGACGAGTTGCTGCTGCACGCGCAACTGGCGCGCCCCGACCTCGCGCTGCAGCAGCAGACCTTTGCCGCGCAGCCCTGGCTGGCGGCCCATCTGCACGAGGCCCCGGCGCTGCAGCAGCACGCCTCGTGGGGCGAGCTGGAGGTCGGCGCCCCACAGCTGAGCGCGGACCCGGCCTTGCTGGGGCGGGCGCTGGACAATCTGCTGAACAACGCCGCTCGCTACGCACGACAGCACATCCGACTGAGCTTTGCCGTAGCGGATGGCTGGCAGTATCTGCGCGTGGCCGATGATGGCCCCGGCATCCCGCCGGAACAGCGGGTACGGGTGCTGGAGCCCTTCGTGCAGCTGGAGGGCGGCGCGGCACGCAGCAAGGGTCAGCTCGGCCTCGGGCTGGCCATCGTCAGCCAGATCATGCAGGCGCATGGCGGTCGCGTCAGCATCGAGGACAGCCCGTGGCAGGGGGCGCAAGTGAGTCTGTGCTGGCCGTTACAAAGCGTTACACATGACAACAATTGCCAACAGACGCCAGTCAGTCCCGGGTCGTAG
- the fliS gene encoding flagellar export chaperone FliS, with amino-acid sequence MALSRHMQAAYGRSALETEVLVATPHKLVLMLLDGALQAIRRAKIAMEAGQVADKGMLIGKAISIVDEGLRLALDHEKGGDIASNLDQLYEYCTRQLFQANINNDPALLDQVCALLNEIRDAWVQIGVPANAQGSAPGDAGKVYGAA; translated from the coding sequence ATGGCACTTTCTAGGCATATGCAGGCCGCTTACGGTCGCTCCGCACTTGAGACCGAGGTATTGGTAGCGACCCCTCATAAACTGGTGCTCATGTTGCTGGATGGTGCGCTGCAGGCGATCCGGCGCGCAAAGATCGCGATGGAAGCCGGGCAAGTTGCTGACAAAGGCATGCTGATCGGCAAGGCGATCTCGATCGTGGACGAAGGACTGCGCCTGGCGCTCGATCACGAAAAAGGCGGCGACATTGCCAGCAACCTTGACCAGCTTTACGAATACTGCACCCGCCAGTTGTTCCAGGCCAACATCAATAACGACCCCGCGTTGCTAGACCAGGTGTGTGCACTGTTGAATGAAATCCGCGATGCTTGGGTACAGATCGGGGTGCCGGCCAACGCGCAGGGCAGTGCGCCGGGTGACGCAGGAAAAGTGTATGGCGCAGCCTGA
- a CDS encoding PP2C family protein-serine/threonine phosphatase — MKFALAVDSRIGGRGNNEDRLAVTCSSECVLLVVADGMGGHIDGEVAARIATEVLVQQFRCQATPRLLQPGDFLRWALGEAHQAIIDHAIAHHLREIPSTTVVVAIVQDDTVYCAYVGDSRLYLLEQGAVRFRSRDHSHVQRLIDSGQLSEAEAAVHPARNRIYNCLGAMGEPEVSVLHPLPLQAGCSVLLCSDGLWSVVPDPELARVFNGRVAPAVLPALMAVAEKRGGERGDNLSAVAFTLLPADAVLDGRSGFIDSHTLAGFLPDDAIPGLLMEHELAAELLPRQPH, encoded by the coding sequence ATGAAGTTTGCGCTGGCAGTCGATTCCCGCATCGGCGGACGCGGCAATAACGAAGACCGCCTGGCGGTGACCTGCTCCAGCGAGTGCGTGCTGCTGGTGGTGGCCGACGGCATGGGCGGCCATATCGACGGCGAAGTGGCGGCGCGGATCGCCACCGAGGTGCTGGTGCAGCAGTTCCGCTGCCAGGCCACCCCGCGGCTGCTGCAGCCGGGCGACTTCCTGCGCTGGGCGCTGGGCGAGGCGCACCAGGCCATCATCGACCACGCGATCGCCCACCACCTGCGCGAGATCCCCAGCACCACGGTGGTGGTGGCCATCGTGCAGGACGATACCGTGTACTGCGCCTACGTCGGCGATTCGCGGCTGTATCTGCTGGAGCAGGGCGCGGTGCGTTTCCGCAGCCGCGACCATTCCCACGTACAGCGCCTGATCGACAGCGGCCAGCTGAGCGAGGCCGAGGCCGCGGTGCACCCGGCGCGCAACCGCATCTACAACTGCCTGGGTGCGATGGGCGAGCCGGAAGTCAGCGTTCTCCATCCGCTGCCGCTGCAGGCCGGCTGCAGCGTGCTGCTGTGCAGCGACGGGCTGTGGAGCGTGGTGCCTGACCCGGAGTTGGCGCGCGTGTTCAACGGGCGGGTGGCGCCGGCGGTGCTGCCGGCGCTGATGGCGGTGGCGGAAAAACGCGGCGGCGAGCGCGGTGACAACCTGTCGGCGGTGGCCTTCACCCTGCTGCCGGCGGATGCGGTGCTGGACGGTCGCAGCGGCTTCATCGACAGCCACACGCTGGCCGGTTTCCTGCCCGATGACGCCATCCCCGGTCTGCTGATGGAGCATGAGCTGGCCGCCGAACTGTTGCCCCGGCAGCCGCACTGA
- a CDS encoding YicC/YloC family endoribonuclease, whose protein sequence is MILSMTGFASATRDFPGGLLSIELRAVNHRYLDVQMRLPEELRVIEAQLRELIAGRVTRGKVECRVGISQNDNDNQQLELNPDMVQRLLAISNQVKTIAPQMRELGMGELLRWPGVLKSNSLPPEVLQQLCLDGLKVVLEDFRATRGREGEKLAQVLRDRLESMAQIISDIKPRLPLILDAYRAKLSARLQEALGNVDDDRIKQEFALFAQKIDVDEELERLSTHLSEIRRILKTGGQVGKRLDFLMQELNREANTLGSKSVATETTQASVELKVLIEQMREQIQNVE, encoded by the coding sequence ATGATCCTGAGTATGACAGGCTTTGCCTCCGCCACCCGTGACTTCCCGGGCGGCCTATTATCCATTGAACTACGCGCGGTGAACCACCGTTACCTCGACGTGCAGATGCGGCTACCGGAAGAGCTGCGCGTGATCGAGGCGCAACTGCGCGAGCTGATCGCCGGCCGCGTCACCCGCGGCAAGGTGGAATGCCGCGTCGGCATCAGCCAGAACGACAACGACAACCAGCAGCTGGAACTGAACCCGGACATGGTGCAGCGCCTGCTGGCGATCAGCAACCAGGTCAAGACCATCGCGCCGCAAATGCGCGAGCTGGGCATGGGCGAGCTGCTGCGCTGGCCGGGGGTGCTGAAATCCAATTCGCTGCCGCCGGAAGTGCTGCAACAGCTGTGCCTCGACGGCCTGAAGGTGGTGCTGGAAGACTTCCGCGCCACCCGCGGTCGCGAAGGCGAAAAACTGGCGCAGGTGCTGCGCGACCGGCTGGAATCGATGGCGCAGATCATCAGCGACATCAAGCCACGCCTGCCGCTGATCCTGGATGCCTATCGTGCCAAGCTGTCGGCACGGCTACAGGAGGCGCTGGGCAATGTCGACGACGACCGCATCAAGCAGGAGTTCGCCCTGTTCGCGCAGAAGATCGACGTTGACGAGGAGCTGGAGCGCCTGAGCACGCACCTCTCCGAAATCCGTCGCATCCTGAAAACCGGCGGCCAGGTCGGCAAGCGGCTGGACTTCCTGATGCAGGAACTCAACCGCGAAGCCAACACCCTCGGCTCCAAGTCGGTCGCCACCGAAACCACGCAGGCCTCGGTGGAGCTGAAGGTGCTGATCGAGCAGATGCGCGAGCAGATTCAGAACGTCGAGTAA
- a CDS encoding serine/threonine-protein kinase, with protein sequence MTQSKQSALPAGFRLDDYTIVRELSSGGFSQVYLALDHYDRKFAIKEYLPLDMTSRQPGGEVTIIDELDREAFRVGLKCFFEEARVLAGIQHPNIVRVVNFFRANNTVYMVMEYTEGRPLSKELTLAAGSLPEARLRKLFAELIGGLREVHQQQLLHLDIKPANIYLRRNGSPVLLDFGAARQALRRPGQALTAMFTPGYAAPEQYDAKAKLGPWTDIYGLGASLYAMLGGGRLPSADERQQADTLQPASQRFARHYSPQLLALVDACLQLEPQRRPDSLEQMQQRLLATDYVTPLPSLWQKAGAWLTGKKR encoded by the coding sequence ATGACGCAATCCAAGCAAAGCGCACTGCCCGCCGGCTTCCGGCTGGATGACTACACCATCGTCCGCGAGCTCAGCTCCGGCGGTTTCAGTCAGGTCTACCTGGCGCTGGATCACTACGACCGCAAGTTTGCGATCAAGGAATACCTGCCGCTGGACATGACCAGCCGCCAGCCTGGCGGTGAGGTCACCATCATCGACGAGCTGGACCGCGAGGCGTTCCGTGTCGGCCTGAAGTGCTTCTTCGAAGAGGCGCGGGTGCTGGCCGGCATCCAGCATCCCAATATCGTGCGGGTGGTGAACTTCTTCCGGGCCAATAACACGGTATACATGGTGATGGAGTACACCGAGGGCCGGCCGCTGAGCAAGGAACTGACGCTGGCTGCCGGCAGCCTGCCGGAGGCGCGGCTGCGCAAGTTGTTTGCCGAGCTGATCGGCGGCCTGCGCGAGGTGCACCAGCAGCAGCTGCTGCACCTCGACATCAAGCCGGCCAACATCTACCTGCGCCGCAACGGCTCGCCGGTGCTGCTTGATTTCGGTGCCGCGCGCCAGGCGCTGCGGCGACCGGGGCAGGCGCTGACCGCGATGTTCACACCGGGCTATGCCGCACCGGAACAGTACGACGCCAAGGCCAAGCTCGGGCCGTGGACCGATATCTACGGTCTCGGCGCCAGCCTGTACGCGATGCTGGGCGGTGGCCGCCTGCCGTCGGCGGACGAGCGGCAGCAGGCCGATACGCTGCAACCGGCCAGCCAGCGCTTTGCCCGCCACTATTCGCCGCAATTGCTGGCGCTGGTCGATGCCTGTCTGCAGCTGGAGCCACAGCGGCGGCCGGACAGTCTGGAGCAGATGCAGCAGCGCCTGCTGGCCACTGACTATGTCACGCCGCTGCCCTCGCTATGGCAGAAGGCCGGCGCCTGGCTGACGGGGAAAAAGCGATGA
- the rph gene encoding ribonuclease PH — translation MRSSQRLADALRSVRITRNYTRHAEGSVLIEFGDTKVICTASIDETVPGFLKGKGQGWVTAEYGMLPRSTHSRMRREAASGKQSGRTQEIQRLIGRSLRAVVDLTKLGERQIQIDCDVIQADGGTRTASITGAYIALADAINGLLAAGKLSENPLRQHVAAISVGIVDGVPLLDLDYEEDSGCETDMNVVMTGDGHFVEVQGTAEGVPFSREEMNALLQLAEKGIAELVLLQREALAE, via the coding sequence ATGCGTTCATCCCAACGACTTGCCGACGCGCTGCGCAGCGTCCGCATTACCCGCAACTACACCCGCCACGCCGAAGGATCGGTGCTGATCGAGTTCGGCGACACCAAGGTGATCTGCACCGCCAGCATTGACGAAACGGTGCCCGGCTTCCTGAAGGGCAAGGGCCAGGGCTGGGTCACCGCCGAATACGGCATGCTGCCGCGCTCGACCCACAGCCGCATGCGCCGCGAAGCGGCCAGCGGCAAGCAATCCGGTCGCACCCAGGAAATCCAGCGCCTGATCGGGCGCAGCCTGCGCGCGGTGGTGGACCTGACCAAGCTTGGCGAGCGCCAGATCCAGATCGACTGCGACGTGATCCAGGCTGACGGCGGCACCCGCACCGCCAGCATCACCGGTGCCTACATCGCGCTGGCCGATGCCATCAACGGCCTGCTGGCCGCCGGCAAGCTCAGCGAAAACCCGCTGCGCCAGCACGTGGCGGCGATTTCGGTCGGTATCGTCGACGGCGTGCCGCTGCTGGATCTCGACTACGAGGAAGACTCCGGCTGCGAAACCGACATGAACGTGGTGATGACCGGTGACGGCCACTTTGTCGAGGTGCAGGGCACCGCGGAAGGCGTACCGTTCAGCCGCGAAGAAATGAACGCCTTGCTGCAACTGGCGGAGAAGGGTATCGCCGAACTGGTGTTACTGCAGCGCGAGGCGCTGGCGGAGTAA
- the rstA gene encoding two-component system response regulator RstA, translating to MSCKVLFAEDDAELATLIQTFLARHDFEVIIVSHGDEVAAAIAREQPDLLLLDVLLPGKDGLTLCRELRPTFAAPIVMFTSLDSDLNQIMGLELGANDYILKTTPPPVLAARLNAQLRQYRSLPQAAPAAPAQQLRLGGLHLDARSRDVSLDGQRIVLSTTDFDLLWQLASHAGEVQDRDTLLQLMRGLSYDGFDRSIDIAISRLRKKLGDDPVAPVRIKTIRNKGYLLSPSGW from the coding sequence ATGAGCTGCAAAGTGCTGTTTGCCGAAGACGACGCCGAACTGGCCACGCTGATCCAGACCTTTCTGGCCCGTCACGACTTCGAGGTGATCATCGTCAGTCATGGTGACGAGGTGGCGGCGGCGATCGCGCGCGAGCAGCCGGACCTGCTGCTGCTCGACGTGCTGCTGCCCGGCAAGGACGGCTTGACGCTGTGCCGCGAGCTGCGGCCAACCTTTGCCGCACCGATCGTGATGTTCACCTCGCTGGACAGCGACCTGAACCAGATCATGGGGCTGGAGCTGGGCGCCAACGACTACATCCTCAAGACCACGCCGCCGCCGGTGCTGGCCGCGCGACTCAATGCCCAGCTGCGCCAGTACCGCAGCCTGCCGCAGGCGGCACCGGCGGCGCCCGCCCAGCAGCTTCGTCTGGGCGGCCTGCATCTTGACGCCCGCAGCCGCGACGTCAGCCTCGACGGGCAGCGCATCGTGCTGTCCACCACCGACTTTGACCTGCTGTGGCAGCTGGCCAGCCACGCCGGCGAGGTGCAGGATCGCGACACCCTGCTGCAGCTGATGCGCGGCCTTAGCTATGACGGTTTTGACCGCAGCATCGATATCGCCATCTCGCGACTGCGCAAGAAGCTGGGTGACGATCCGGTGGCGCCGGTGCGGATCAAGACCATCCGCAACAAGGGTTATCTGCTGTCACCCTCCGGTTGGTAA
- the dusA gene encoding tRNA dihydrouridine(20/20a) synthase DusA translates to MNPQDLPGTHPERTSAILPSRRLSVAPMLDWTDRHYRYFARLITKNTWLYTEMVTTGALLHGDVPRHLRYHDAEHPIALQLGGSEPQELAQCARLAAEWGYDEVNLNVGCPSERVQKGAFGACLMAEPQLVADCVKAMRDAVDIDITVKHRIGINDIDSYDAMRAFVDVVADAGCHTFIVHARNAILKGLSPKENREIPPLKYEYVYRLKQERPDLEILINGGIKSNAEISEHLQHVDGVMVGREAYHNPYLMAEWDALFYGADSRPLSRGKVVEALLPYVAARLQDGSNVRHIARHVLGLFQGQKGARQWRRMLSDSKELHGADESLFIRALLATQG, encoded by the coding sequence ATGAACCCTCAAGATTTGCCGGGCACCCACCCGGAACGCACTAGCGCGATCCTGCCATCGCGCCGCCTGTCCGTGGCCCCGATGCTGGACTGGACCGATCGCCACTACCGCTATTTCGCGCGCCTGATAACCAAGAATACCTGGCTGTACACCGAGATGGTGACCACCGGTGCGCTGCTGCACGGTGATGTGCCGCGCCATCTGCGCTACCACGACGCCGAACACCCGATCGCGCTGCAGCTGGGCGGCTCCGAGCCGCAGGAGCTGGCGCAGTGCGCCAGGTTGGCCGCAGAGTGGGGCTACGACGAGGTCAACCTCAACGTCGGCTGTCCGTCGGAGCGGGTGCAGAAGGGCGCCTTCGGCGCCTGCCTGATGGCCGAGCCGCAACTGGTGGCCGACTGCGTGAAGGCGATGCGCGACGCGGTCGACATCGACATCACCGTCAAGCACCGCATCGGCATCAACGACATCGACAGCTACGATGCGATGCGCGCCTTTGTCGACGTGGTCGCCGACGCCGGCTGCCACACCTTCATCGTGCATGCGCGCAACGCCATCTTGAAGGGCCTGAGCCCCAAGGAAAACCGCGAGATTCCGCCGCTGAAGTACGAGTACGTGTATCGCCTGAAGCAGGAGCGGCCGGATCTGGAGATACTGATCAACGGCGGCATCAAGAGCAACGCCGAGATCAGCGAACACCTGCAGCACGTCGATGGCGTGATGGTGGGCCGCGAGGCCTATCACAATCCCTACCTGATGGCGGAGTGGGACGCGCTGTTCTACGGCGCCGACAGTCGCCCGCTGTCGCGCGGCAAGGTGGTGGAGGCGCTGCTGCCCTATGTCGCGGCGCGACTGCAGGACGGCAGCAACGTGCGCCACATCGCGCGCCACGTGCTGGGGCTGTTCCAGGGGCAGAAGGGCGCGCGGCAATGGCGGCGCATGCTGTCCGACAGCAAGGAGCTGCACGGTGCCGACGAGAGCCTGTTCATCCGCGCGTTGCTGGCGACGCAGGGTTGA
- the fliK gene encoding flagellar hook-length control protein FliK, with translation MISLPPILAPGKQSTGAAEASTIVANRPGRETTRSPVEVASSPARLPALQSGETVTAHITERLPDGKLAATIKGEAFVLSLPKGMTADGNALSLRVTTGPPLSFNLLDVLQDPATALRSSELARAVSAALQDDNSTALQTLSQPGRLPDLARGEVVTGRLAERLADGSAMVLIKNAVFNLKAPADGLLTREPMLLRVGATMPLLQFDLLRLNALPDEKSVPVAFTSAGRYLNGLLDAASTQSAARGSLTLLTDPAAPGAGEQLRQSVEKSGVFYESHQRAWVDGRLSLEELKLEPQAKLLHEGRAGLSPELGQLVQKQLEVHEQKVLVFQGQAWPGQAVDWEIQREEVAEREADGELELPVWQTRLNLELPALGGVGARLRMVGKQVQVVFDADDGQTALLIEQYRSRLGSALEGAGLALASLLVKHEADDEA, from the coding sequence ATGATTTCCCTGCCCCCGATTCTGGCACCGGGCAAACAGTCGACCGGTGCGGCCGAAGCGTCGACGATTGTTGCCAATCGCCCCGGCCGCGAGACGACGCGCAGCCCGGTCGAGGTTGCCTCCTCGCCCGCACGCTTGCCGGCATTGCAGTCCGGCGAGACCGTCACCGCCCACATCACCGAACGCCTGCCGGATGGCAAGTTGGCCGCCACCATCAAGGGTGAGGCCTTCGTGCTAAGTCTGCCCAAGGGCATGACCGCCGATGGCAATGCGCTGTCGCTGCGCGTGACCACCGGGCCGCCGCTGTCGTTCAATCTGCTGGACGTGCTGCAGGACCCGGCGACGGCGCTGCGCAGCAGCGAGCTGGCGCGGGCGGTGTCGGCTGCACTGCAGGACGACAACAGTACCGCGCTGCAAACCCTGTCGCAGCCGGGGCGGCTGCCCGATCTCGCCCGTGGCGAGGTGGTCACCGGCCGGCTGGCGGAGCGTTTGGCGGACGGCAGCGCGATGGTGCTGATCAAGAATGCGGTGTTTAACCTGAAGGCACCGGCGGACGGTCTGCTGACCAGGGAGCCGATGCTGTTGCGGGTAGGCGCGACCATGCCGCTGCTGCAGTTCGACCTGTTACGCCTCAATGCACTGCCGGACGAAAAGTCGGTACCGGTCGCCTTTACCTCGGCCGGCCGCTATCTGAACGGTTTGCTGGATGCGGCCTCAACACAGTCGGCGGCACGTGGCAGCCTGACCCTGCTGACCGACCCGGCGGCGCCGGGTGCTGGCGAGCAGCTACGGCAGTCGGTGGAAAAAAGCGGCGTCTTCTACGAGTCGCACCAGCGGGCATGGGTCGATGGCCGCCTGTCGCTGGAAGAGCTGAAGCTGGAGCCGCAAGCCAAGCTGCTGCACGAGGGCCGGGCCGGGCTGTCGCCGGAACTGGGGCAGCTGGTGCAGAAGCAGCTGGAAGTGCACGAGCAGAAAGTGCTGGTGTTCCAGGGGCAGGCGTGGCCGGGACAGGCGGTGGACTGGGAAATCCAGCGCGAGGAAGTCGCCGAGCGCGAAGCGGATGGCGAGCTGGAACTGCCGGTGTGGCAAACGCGACTGAATCTGGAACTGCCGGCACTGGGTGGCGTCGGGGCACGGCTGCGCATGGTGGGCAAGCAGGTGCAGGTGGTGTTCGATGCCGATGATGGGCAGACCGCACTGCTGATCGAACAGTATCGCAGCCGGCTGGGCTCGGCGCTGGAGGGGGCCGGTCTGGCACTGGCCAGCCTGCTGGTCAAGCACGAGGCCGACGATGAAGCCTGA